A section of the Ciceribacter thiooxidans genome encodes:
- a CDS encoding prephenate/arogenate dehydrogenase family protein, with translation MTDVHFDKIALIGIGLIGSSIARDVKDQGLAREIVISTRSAETLKRAEELALGDNYTLSAAEAVEGADLVVVSVPVGASESVARQIAQHLKPGAMVTDVGSTKASVIAQMAPHMPSGIHFIPGHPIAGTEKSGPDAGFLGLFKGRWCILTPIPETDAGALARLRAFWEALGSRVDEMDPQHHDKVLAIVSHLPHIIAYNIVGTADDLETVTESEVIKYSASGFRDFTRLAASDPTMWRDVCLHNRDAILEMLARFSEDLAYLQRAIRWGEGDKLFELFTRTRAIRRSIVEAGQDVDAPDFGRHALDEKKS, from the coding sequence ATGACTGACGTGCATTTCGACAAAATCGCGCTCATCGGCATAGGTCTCATCGGCTCCTCCATCGCACGGGACGTGAAGGATCAAGGATTGGCCCGCGAGATCGTGATCTCGACGCGCTCGGCGGAGACGCTGAAGCGGGCCGAGGAACTGGCACTTGGTGACAATTACACGCTTTCCGCCGCCGAAGCGGTCGAGGGTGCAGACCTCGTTGTCGTCTCCGTTCCGGTAGGAGCCTCGGAGAGCGTTGCAAGGCAGATCGCGCAGCACCTGAAGCCCGGCGCGATGGTCACCGATGTAGGGTCGACAAAGGCGTCAGTCATCGCGCAGATGGCCCCACACATGCCGTCGGGTATCCACTTCATACCCGGACATCCGATCGCCGGCACCGAAAAATCCGGTCCTGACGCGGGGTTCCTCGGCCTTTTCAAGGGACGCTGGTGCATCCTGACCCCAATTCCGGAAACGGACGCCGGCGCTCTCGCGCGTCTCAGGGCCTTTTGGGAGGCGCTGGGATCCAGGGTGGACGAGATGGACCCGCAGCACCATGACAAGGTGCTCGCAATCGTTTCCCATCTGCCGCACATCATCGCCTACAACATCGTCGGCACGGCGGACGACCTGGAGACGGTTACGGAATCGGAAGTGATCAAGTATTCCGCGTCGGGTTTCCGCGATTTTACCCGCCTTGCTGCATCCGATCCCACCATGTGGCGCGACGTCTGCCTGCATAACCGCGACGCCATCCTCGAAATGCTTGCGCGGTTTTCGGAAGACCTCGCCTACCTGCAGCGAGCCATCCGTTGGGGCGAAGGCGACAAGCTGTTCGAGCTCTTCACCCGCACGCGGGCAATCCGTCGTTCGATCGTGGAGGCGGGGCAAGACGTCGACGCACCCGACTTCGGCCGACACGCCCTGGACGAGAAGAAGAGCTGA
- a CDS encoding DUF2125 domain-containing protein, with translation MASSTRSGQTAVTRKVVLLGVLVVIAAAVYSGGWMLAATVMRQRVSELLDGHNAAGAEVRCNDMDIRGYPFRIGLFCSSVTVDDRFNGVSASLGAFRSAAQVYAPSHFVWEMDGPAELRSALGFSFSAEWERLHSSVSAWFDGLSRSSLVTEGLKVDVTTVANGNTATIRSDHGEFHIRRNGEDLDAAALVKNTSILMPNATPLALPPVSASFDVTMLGKAALLDPVRDTTAAELYGSKGEIRRLVIDLGEGRVMTANGPLSIGDDGNLSGKLHLELEKVEGWKDALTVAFPESTNDFDNAAKVLTAVFGGKDSGSVELTLREGVVSVGIIPIGVLPAL, from the coding sequence ATGGCATCGTCAACCCGATCCGGTCAGACAGCTGTGACGCGAAAAGTCGTCCTGCTCGGCGTACTCGTCGTCATCGCGGCAGCCGTCTATAGCGGAGGCTGGATGCTCGCCGCAACCGTGATGCGACAGCGCGTTTCGGAACTCCTCGACGGTCACAACGCCGCAGGCGCCGAGGTTCGTTGCAACGACATGGATATCCGTGGCTATCCCTTTCGAATTGGCCTCTTCTGCTCGTCCGTTACCGTCGACGACCGTTTCAACGGTGTCTCCGCGTCTCTCGGCGCGTTCCGCTCCGCAGCCCAGGTCTACGCGCCCAGTCACTTCGTCTGGGAGATGGATGGCCCGGCAGAACTGCGATCAGCCCTCGGCTTCTCCTTCTCAGCGGAATGGGAGAGGCTACACTCCAGCGTCAGCGCCTGGTTTGACGGCCTGTCTCGCTCGTCGCTGGTCACAGAGGGCTTGAAGGTCGATGTCACGACGGTGGCGAACGGTAATACCGCCACCATACGAAGCGACCATGGTGAGTTCCATATCCGGCGTAATGGAGAAGATCTTGATGCCGCCGCACTGGTGAAGAACACAAGCATTCTCATGCCGAACGCAACACCACTTGCTCTGCCGCCCGTCTCCGCCAGCTTCGACGTGACGATGCTCGGCAAGGCCGCCCTTCTCGATCCGGTACGGGATACGACTGCGGCCGAACTTTACGGGAGCAAGGGCGAAATCCGCCGACTTGTGATCGACCTCGGAGAAGGGCGCGTAATGACTGCCAACGGCCCTTTGTCTATCGGCGACGATGGCAATCTCTCGGGAAAGCTTCACCTCGAGCTTGAGAAGGTCGAGGGCTGGAAAGACGCACTCACGGTCGCCTTCCCCGAGTCCACGAACGATTTCGACAATGCAGCAAAGGTGCTGACGGCCGTTTTTGGAGGCAAGGATTCCGGATCCGTCGAATTGACCCTGCGTGAGGGCGTCGTTTCCGTCGGGATCATACCGATCGGTGTCCTGCCGGCGCTCTGA
- a CDS encoding gamma-glutamylcyclotransferase codes for MMPDMDEFWVFGYGSLMWNPGFPFEERVQGRAFGYRRSLCVRSWVHRGTEERPGLVLGLDRGGSCRGVAFRVAPPEWSATLEYLRERELVTHVYRERSMPIALDDGRAISAVTYVVDRSHRQYAGAMTVAEAADTVRHAVGQSGPNQVYVANTVAHLQEMGIRDHWLEQVLAAISRPTA; via the coding sequence ATGATGCCGGATATGGACGAATTTTGGGTCTTTGGCTACGGATCGCTGATGTGGAATCCGGGCTTCCCTTTCGAGGAGCGAGTGCAGGGTCGCGCCTTCGGCTATCGGCGCTCGCTCTGCGTCCGTTCATGGGTGCACCGGGGAACCGAAGAGCGCCCCGGTCTGGTGCTGGGGCTCGATCGTGGCGGCTCCTGCCGCGGCGTGGCCTTTCGTGTCGCGCCGCCGGAGTGGAGCGCTACGCTCGAATATCTACGCGAACGTGAACTCGTCACCCATGTCTACCGCGAGCGTTCGATGCCAATAGCGCTTGATGATGGTCGCGCCATCTCGGCAGTCACCTATGTAGTGGACCGCAGCCATCGGCAATATGCCGGTGCGATGACGGTCGCCGAGGCCGCGGACACTGTGCGCCACGCAGTCGGGCAATCCGGTCCCAATCAGGTCTACGTCGCAAATACTGTTGCCCATCTGCAGGAAATGGGCATTCGGGACCACTGGTTGGAGCAGGTTTTGGCGGCGATCAGTCGTCCGACCGCCTGA